CGTTGGCGATACGCTCTTTAAATGCGGGTGTTTTCGCGGCGAGTTCGGCGTCTGAGAGTTTTTGAATCTCAGGCTCGAGCGCGTTGATACGCTCAACGTAAGGGGTTATGCGCTTCAGGTCGCGTTCATATTTTGAACCGAAAAGAGCCTTGAGAACGAACTGTAACATCGGGTAATCTTTGCCGAAAAGACATAGCGTCGATGAAAATCGCGCCTGAATTCAGCGCATGGCATTCTGATGAGGCCGTCAGCCGGCTTCGAGTTTGCGCTTGAGATTCGAGAGCGCGAACGCCGACTGCCGCCGCATCTTCGGCCGCACGACAACCGGCTCAAACCACCCCAAAAGCCCTTGAACGCGATAGGTAAGCGTGCGCCGAAACCGGGTCGTTGCACCCTCGCTGAAGAAGTCATAGTGAATCGTGAGGCTAAAAAGTGAGGAGCTTCCCTGAACCTCCCACACTTTGGCACGCTCGCTCAGCGTCACGCGGTACTCGGTCTTGCGGCTGATCTTGATAAAAGGATAGGTGACCGTGATAATTTCACCGAAGGCATCGCCTCTTTGCAAAGGTACCCGCGGCAAGACCGCGGACTTCGATGCGGGATGCCATTCATGCCAAAGGTCGGGGCGGCTCACGTAGTCGAAGACTTTTTCGGGTGGCGCGGCGATGAGAATTTCGTTTGTCAGAGTTGTTTCAGCCATGCTTTAAAACCAAACATACCTGACTGACGCATGCAATGAAGCATTCGCCAGCGACTGCGAACTATCAAGCGTGAATTCGCTGCCGGGCGAAGACAACTTCGAAACCGAAGGCAGCACGACCTGCGCAATGACGCCCAGCTGCAGCGACGCGAACAGGTTGTAGTACGCAGTGCCCAGAACAACCGGCGCGATGGTGGTGTCGAAACTATACGTACCACTATTGAGGCGGTAGACCGAAATGCCGGCGCCAGCCGCAGTTTCGATGTCTAAAAATTTCGGGAAAGCATACAGCCCCGCAAAGCGCAGGTTCAGATAACCCATCGTGCCCTGATCAGAAATTCGAATCGTGGTCGCGCCAGCTTGCAGCGCGCCCGATTTCGCCGGCAGCAAACCCGTCTCGGCGCCGAAATGAAATCCGTAGCGCTGGTACGCAAGATAATCAATCGTCATGCCAAAACCGTAGCCTGCTGAGTGCAGCGAATTCAATGGAATCACCATGCCCGCGTTCAGCCCTGTATAAAGTTTGGAGTTCAGAAGTAACTTATCAAACCACGTGCGCTCGGCCTCGACGCGTTTCTCTTCTGCGATTCGTGCCGCTTCGGCTGCGGCCGCTGCTTTTTTCGCTTCTGCTTCGGCAGCAGCTTTTCTGGCCTCTTCTGCTTCGAGCTGTTGCTTTGCTCGTTCATCTTCGGTTAAGTCAGGCACCTGCGCTGGCATGGTGTTTTCAGGTTTTATTTTTTCTTCGTTGGATTTCGCGTCTTCTGTCGGTTTCACCTGCGTTTCTGTCTTTTTTTCTGCAGGTTTAACCGCTGGCTCCGCATTTTGGGCAAAGGTGGGTGACAGGGCGGATAATACCATAAAGCCCACAAGCAGCTTGCGGATCAGATTTTTTCCCGAATCGGTAGACGGCATGCAGGCAGAACGCAGAACCGCGGCGGCGCTGAAAAGCGAATTGTGGGTAACCATGGGCGTAAATTGGAAGTTTCACCGGCACTATATTTTTCTTGATCTTGAAGCGACCTGCGCGCGTGACAGCGGCATCGCCCGCGCCGAGCGCGAGACGATTGAAATTGGTGCGGTTGCCATCGATGCCGCGTCGAACATGACCGTTGCCACATTTCAAGAATACATCCGCCCTGTTCATCACCCCAGCCTCACCGCGTTTTGCACAGAACTGACGGGCATCACGCAGGCGACCGTCGATGCGGCGGCTTTCTTTCCGCATGTATTCGCGCGTTTTTCAGCCTGGGTTGCCGCTATCGAAGACTGTTTCTTGTTTTCATGGGGCCACTTTGATAAAAAACAACTCGTGCTCGACTGCCGCCGCCACCAGATCGAGTACACGCTGCCCGCCGGCTTTCACGACTTCAAGGGCCTCTTCTTCAAAAAGCAGAAATTGTTACAGCGCGCCGGGCTCGAGGCAACCCTGGTGCAGCTGGGGCTGCGCTTCGAGGGCCGCCCGCACGGGGCGCTCGCCGATGCGCGCAATACCGCAAGGCTGTGGCGCTATATCAGGCCCGAAAGTGGTGAAAAACTTCTCTCAAATAAATTGACGCTCTGACTAATTTGCCGCATTCGCCGTGAACGCTTTTGTGGATAAACATTCCGGCGAAGATGCCATCCATGGCAGCCGAAATGTCGAGCACATAGTGTGCTACGAGAAGCTAGCTCAGTCGGTAGAGCAACTCCCTTTTAAGGAGTGGGTCCCGGGTTCGATTCCCGGGCTTCTCAAAAGCTTGCCCGAGGCATGAGAGTTTTGTGGTTGTGCGCAACGCGCACCATCACAAGCAAATTCAAATGTGCGGGCAGGTTAAGAAGGATTAGTCCCCTTCGTCTAGCGGTTAGGACTCGGGATTTTCATTCCCGCAACAGGGGTTCGATTCCCCTAGGGGACGCACGATCGGGGCCGGCATTGCCGGCCTTTTTTTTATTGGGAAATACGTTCCACAATAGCTGTTCTATCACGGTTGGCGTGAAATACAGCGTGAATAAAAATAATGTCATCTGTGCATTCGTAGATGATCAGGTACGGGAAACGTTTCATAACGTATTGGCGACAGGTGTTCAGGCATATTGGAGAAGCCAGCGGAAACTTTAGCAAGAACGTAATAGCGGCGTCTAACTCCAGAAGATAGCGTTGGGCAATCTCGGGGTTAATGCCTCGATACCATGCATTTGCTTGGCGAATGTCGATCTCGGCATCCGGCTTGACGATAATCTGCACTATTGTCCGAGGTCTTGTTTAAGATCTTCCCATGAGCGTCCGAGCATTGGGTTTTCGTGGTGTGCTTTCAGGCGGCGTTCCAGTTCGGCTTTTTGGTTGCCCGTGAGCTCTGCAGCGATACGCTGCTCCGCGTATTTTTCCCATATATCGAAAGCCAACTCTAGTTGTTCGGTTTCCGAAATCTTCTTCAGCAGCTCCGCAGTCTGACCGCTCATAGGCTCAAACTATCAAACAATTAGACGGCTGTCAAGGTTATTCGGTCACCCGAACAACACCTTTCGAACCGCGTCCCCCGAGACGCACGTCAGGGCCGGCCTTGCCTGCCCTTTTTTTGCCAAAAAAAAGGGCAGGCGGCCTAAGCCGGTCTGCCCTCGAAGTGAACCAGTAGAGTTTTTCGCCGCGCAACGCACGGCGAAAAACGTGAAAT
The sequence above is a segment of the Turneriella parva DSM 21527 genome. Coding sequences within it:
- a CDS encoding 3'-5' exonuclease; amino-acid sequence: MRIRFFPESVDGMQAERRTAAALKSELWVTMGVNWKFHRHYIFLDLEATCARDSGIARAERETIEIGAVAIDAASNMTVATFQEYIRPVHHPSLTAFCTELTGITQATVDAAAFFPHVFARFSAWVAAIEDCFLFSWGHFDKKQLVLDCRRHQIEYTLPAGFHDFKGLFFKKQKLLQRAGLEATLVQLGLRFEGRPHGALADARNTARLWRYIRPESGEKLLSNKLTL
- a CDS encoding type II toxin-antitoxin system RelE/ParE family toxin, encoding MQIIVKPDAEIDIRQANAWYRGINPEIAQRYLLELDAAITFLLKFPLASPICLNTCRQYVMKRFPYLIIYECTDDIIFIHAVFHANRDRTAIVERISQ
- a CDS encoding addiction module protein — encoded protein: MSGQTAELLKKISETEQLELAFDIWEKYAEQRIAAELTGNQKAELERRLKAHHENPMLGRSWEDLKQDLGQ
- a CDS encoding SRPBCC family protein → MAETTLTNEILIAAPPEKVFDYVSRPDLWHEWHPASKSAVLPRVPLQRGDAFGEIITVTYPFIKISRKTEYRVTLSERAKVWEVQGSSSLFSLTIHYDFFSEGATTRFRRTLTYRVQGLLGWFEPVVVRPKMRRQSAFALSNLKRKLEAG